From Penaeus vannamei isolate JL-2024 chromosome 12, ASM4276789v1, whole genome shotgun sequence, the proteins below share one genomic window:
- the LOC113817456 gene encoding zinc metalloproteinase nas-4-like, whose amino-acid sequence MARFTFIFIFLLSVSSSRGIDIERAEFLSGIAVARWNPDLDVNPEELGIYQEGDLRDDPRILLDNRNVIANPKRAWPDARVPYEIHPDFSKRERRIILQAMYVITSHTCVKFVKRTTEKGYLSIGRNATGCWSHIGYLGGRQWLNYQDRCLWRFGTVVHELFHTLGLFHEQSRPDRDTFVMVKWDNIKSGYHHNFIRLGNKKATTLGVDYNYASVMHYSPKAFSKNKKKLTIVPKKNYNKNIKLMGQRKGPALTDLEKINKLYECKDTEEES is encoded by the exons ATGGCGAGGTTCACTTTcatattcatcttccttctcaGCGTGTCAAGCAGTCGCGGTATTGATATAGAGAGAGCAGAGTTCCTGTCCG GAATAGCCGTGGCGAGGTGGAATCCTGACCTAGACGTCAACCCCGAGGAGCTAGGAATCTACCAAGAGGGTGACCTCAGGGACGACCCGCGGATCCTCCTCGACAACAGGAACGTCATCGCTAACCCGAAGCGCGCCTGGCCGGACGCGCGGGTGCCGTACGAGATACATCCTGATTTTT CAAAAAGAGAGCGGAGAATTATTCTGCAAGCTATGTACGTCATCACATCTCACACCTGTGTCAAGTTTGTAAAGCGAACAACAGAGAAGGGATACCTTTCCATTGGCAG AAATGCTACAGGCTGCTGGAGTCACATAGGATACCTTGGAGGTCGCCAGTGGTTAAATTACCAGGATCGCTGTCTGTGGAGATTTGGCACCGTGGTTCATGAACTGTTCCACACATTAGGCCTCTTCCATGAACAAAGTAGGCCAGATCGGGATACCTTTGTTATGGTCAAGTGGGACAACATTAAATCAG GTTATCACCATAACTTCATTCGGCTTGGAAACAAAAAGGCAACAACTCTTGGGGTGGATTATAACTATGCCTCAGTGATGCACTACTCGCCAAAAGCCTTctctaaaaataagaaaaagctaACCATTGTCCCTAAAAAG AACTACAATAAAAACATCAAGCTGATGGGCCAACGAAAGGGACCTGCCCTTACAGACctggagaaaataaacaaactttaTGAATGCAAAGACACTGAAGAGGAGAGTTAG
- the Nubp1 gene encoding cytosolic Fe-S cluster assembly factor nubp1, with amino-acid sequence MSSVPQDAPEHCPGTNSEDAGKASACAGCPNQQVCASGATKAPDPDLGAVKERLDTIKYKILVLSGKGGVGKSTVSAMLARALALDETKEVGILDIDICGPSQPRVLGAEEEKVHSSGAGWSPVYISENLAVMSIGFLLNSADDAVIWRGPKKNGMIKQFLRDVDWDSLDYLVVDTPPGTSDEHLSIVQYLSASPPVAAVIVTTPQEVALLDVRKEITFCRKVNIPIIGIIENMTTFVCPKCKTETAIFPATTGGGTQLAAESGLPLLGQLPLDPRIARACDHGQNFLTEEPDAPATLGYKEIAKKIIEYCQSLS; translated from the exons ATGAGCTCTGTGCCACAGGACGCCCCTGAAC aTTGTCCAGGGACTAATAGTGAAGATGCAGGAAAGGCATCTGCTTGTGCTGGGTGCCCGAATCAGCAAGTTTGTGCCTCTGGGGCAACCAAAGCTCCAGACCCAG ATCTTGGTGCTGTGAAAGAACGTCTTGATACAATTAAATATAAAATCTTGGTTTTGTCTGGCAAGGGAGGTGTTGGGAAGTCTACAGTTTCAGCTATGCTAGCTCGTGCCCTAGCTCTTGATGAGACCAAAGAG GTTGGAATCCTTGACATTGACATATGTGGACCGTCACAACCCCGTGTCTTAGGCGCAGAGGAAGAAAAGGTCCATTCATCTGGGGCGGGCTGGTCACCTGTT TACATTTCAGAGAACCTTGCTGTGATGTCAATAGGCTTCCTTCTGAATAGTGCAGATGATGCTGTCATATGGAGAGGACCTAAAAAGAATG ggatGATAAAGCAGTTTTTGCGAGATGTGGACTGGGATTCTTTGGACTACCTAGTTGTCGACACTCCCCCAGGGACAAGCGATGAGCACCTCAGTATTGTCCAATACctatcagcatcaccaccagtTGCTGCGGTCATTGTCACAACTCCACAG GAAGTTGCTCTCCTTGATGTGCGAAAAGAAATAACCTTTTGCCGAAAGGTGAACATTCCAATAATAGGTATAATTGAAAATATGACTACATTTGTGTGCCCAAAATGCAAG ACAGAAACAGCAATTTTCCCAGCAACAACAGGAGGAGGTACCCAGCTGGCTGCAGAATCAGGTTTACCATTGTTAGGACAATTACCATTAGACCCCAGGATTGCTCGTGCTTGTGATCATGGACAGAATTTCTTAACAGAGGAACCAGATGCACCTGCAACTCTGGGTTACAAGGAAATAGCAAAGA AAATTATTGAGTACTGCCAGTCACTGAGTTGA
- the LOC113817460 gene encoding tektin-3, producing the protein MSGGISMAGIPALYHQPPAALNKTVAMKTVDTRPFEQSLSLVPPTLSRSYPTESRVLDSVRFPNIFTSATATMKTRYTPADWSQSNLNHYSDADSTRGVSERVRDDAVRLVGYTYDRTNIAQRESSQRLGERVSDITFWRSELMQELDRMLAETNRLNDSRRALEHALRDTENPLHVTKECLYFRENRQGIDLVRDQPEESLLREVDTIKDCQARMKNLLDRVNLQLSRNRAARQDLEHDTMNKNHALTIDHTQHSLHNHSAGITYYPGIERVDNTVSVPDTWAEFSNRNIQQSQSERNSSQRLRQEVEALIAATHQDMWTAWSTSNTTLTQRLGESNDTRNKLLAHRDRVQREMNDLERHIDMLKKAILDKSAPLKVVQTRLEGRTHRPEMELCRDPPQHRMVREVQELSESVEALRHKLSDAENSLHRLAQMRARLDHDLGVKTNSVYIDRDKCLAMRKSFPLSQPHLVDFTLY; encoded by the exons ATGAGCGGCGGAATCAGCATGGCGGGAATTCCTGCCTTGTACCACCAACCTCCAGCGGCTCTCAACAAGACCGTTGCCATGAAGACGGTCGACACAAGGCCCTTTGAACAGAG TTTATCCCTGGTACCACCGACGCTGAGCCGCTCCTACCCCACCGAGAGCCGCGTGTTGGACTCGGTCAGATTCCCGAACATCTTCACGTCAGCCACTGCGACCATGAAAACCCGTTACACGCCCGCAGACTGGTCACAGA GTAATCTGAACCATTATAGCGATGCCGACAGCACCCGCGGCGTTTCGGAGAGGGTGCGGGATGATGCGGTGCGGCTTGTTGG GTACACGTACGACCGAACCAACATCGCCCAGCGCGAGAGCTCTCAGCGCCTGGGGGAGCGCGTTAGCGATATCACCTTCTGGAGGAGCGAACTCATGCAGGAGTTAGACCGAATGCTGGCAGAGACCAATCGCCTTAATGACTCCCGAAGGGCCCTTGAGCATGCTTTGAGGGACACGGAAAACCCGCTGCACGTGACCAAGGAATGCCTCTACTTCAGGGAAAATCGCCAGG GTATCGACCTGGTGCGAGATCAGCCGGAGGAATCGCTCCTGAGGGAAGTGGACACCATCAAAGACTGCCAAGCCAGGATGAAGAACCTCCTGGATCGTGTCAATCTCCAG CTAAGTCGGAACAGGGCAGCCCGACAGGATTTGGAGCATGACACCATGAACAAGAATCATGCACTTACCATCGACCATACCCAGCATAGCCTCCACAACCACTCTGCGGGCATCACTTATTACCCGGGAATAGAGAGGGTGGACAACAC TGTGAGCGTTCCGGACACATGGGCGGAGTTCAGCAACAGGAACATCCAGCAGAGTCAGAGTGAGAGGAACAGCTCGCAGCGCCTTCGCCAGGAGGTGGAGGCCCTGATAGCAGCCACACACCAGGATATGTGGACCGCTTGGAGCACCTCCAACACCACGCTCACGCAGCGCCTCGGGGAGAGCAACGACACCAGGAATAAGCTCCTTGCTCACAGGGACAGG GTGCAGCGGGAGATGAACGACCTGGAGCGCCACATCGACATGCTGAAGAAGGCCATCCTGGACAAGTCCGCCCCGCTGAAGGTGGTGCAGACGAGGCTGGAGGGCCGCACGCACCGCCCCGAGATGGAGCTGTGCAGGGACCCGCCGCAGCACAG GATGGTGCGCGAAGTGCAAGAGTTGAGCGAGAGCGTAGAGGCCCTTCGCCACAAGCTCTCTGACGCGGAGAACTCCCTCCACCGCCTCGCCCAGATGCGCGCTCGCCTCGACCACGACCTCGGCGTCAAGACCAACTCCGTCTACATCGACCGCGACAAGTGCCTTGCCATGAGGAAGAGCTTCCCACTCTCGCAGCCGCACCTCGTGGATTTCACTCTTTATTAG